In Dermacentor albipictus isolate Rhodes 1998 colony chromosome 6, USDA_Dalb.pri_finalv2, whole genome shotgun sequence, the following proteins share a genomic window:
- the LOC139061066 gene encoding uncharacterized protein translates to MPDPKRRHVHRLRDHVVAGANWRPTRFVEAVPNARVCGLCNVIPKRAVLLPCLHALCESCHASSCHGGGMRCPLDQEPFEEAECVGVDFPARKANALKVYCWNEAQGCEFVGTVEGLLRHYENECAFHSVECSRCGVGVLHRDLHAHYVASCSTDACSADTDESSSEPAGLTLHELNAALEELKSLFSDQLLPTIQSQMNEFTEHVERQGAMFAEMARQLRTSEDNLNGEMAEIEAAMIPSTLSDGLPSQPGSAGKSSASSTPGFSGKQLVLRKLEVFVDAPLGAMEDLRQMMATWRGHRQVVAHCELVGPCGDSVPHLTGVLSASRELCPEVLKFKYLLTLEQAEEIFSCTEEERKFAPVSVLHRRNTYIVLAVTKSKQTLRVDIELNGALRQGRQFFPRPLRVAVLHLGGRKSCLQKLVDERSCKRDQSSLQEHVHHAFCIDLVSLNKSDCLQEGKMMFEIELFN, encoded by the exons ATGCCCGACCCGAAACGAAGACATGTGCACCGCCTTCGCGACCACGTCGTCGCGGGGGCAAACTGGCGTCCGACGCGGTTTGTCGAAGCGGTGCCTAATGCCCGCGTGTGTGGCCTCTGCAACGTGATTCCAAAGCGGGCTGTCCTGCTGCCATGCTTGCACGCCCTGTGCGAATCCTGTCACGCATCCAGCTGTCATGGCGGAGGCATGCGGTGTCCCCTGGATCAAGAGCCATTCGAGGAAGCGGAATGCGTCGGCGTCGACTTCCCCGCCAGGAAAGCTAACGCCTTGAAG GTTTATTGCTGGAACGAGGCTCAAGGCTGCGAGTTCGTGGGCACCGTGGAAGGTCTGCTGCGGCACTACGAGAACGAATGCGCATTCCACAGCGTGGAGTGTTCGAGGTGCGGAGTGGGAGTCCTGCACAGAGACCTTCATGCGCACTACGTGGCCAGCTGTAGCACGGACGCCTGCTCCGCGGACACGGACGAGTCGTCCTCGGAGCCTGCAGGACTGACGTTACACGAACTGAACGCCGCCCTGGAAGAGCTGAAGTCGCTCTTCAGCGACCAACTGCTGCCTACAATTCAGAGTCAGATGAACGAGTTCACTGAACACGTCGAACGTCAAGGCGCCATGTTCGCGGAGATGGCTCGCCAGCTCCGAACGTCCGAGGACAACTTAAACGGCGAGATGGCCGAAATCGAGGCGGCCATGATCCCGTCGACGCTGTCGGACGGGCTGCCTTCGCAGCCAGGGTCTGCGGGCAAATCCAGCGCGTCGTCGACGCCGGGTTTCTCGGGGAAGCAGCTCGTACTTCGAAAGTTGGAAGTCTTCGTCGACGCGCCGCTCGGTGCTATGGAAGACTTGCGGCAGATGATGGCGACGTGGCGTGGTCACCGCCAAGTCGTTGCTCATTGCGAGCTGGTCGGTCCTTGCGGCGATAGCGTTCCACATCTGACCGGTGTGCTGTCGGCGTCACGTGAGTTGTGTCCAGAAGTTCTGAAGTTCAAGTATCTCCTGACGCTCGAACAAGCCGAGGAAATTTTTTCGTGTACGGAGGAGGAGAGAAAATTTGCCCCCGTAAGTGTTTTGCACAGGAGGAATACGTATATTGTGCTCGCCGTCACGAAGAGTAAGCAAACTTTGCGCGTGGACATTGAGTTGAACGGGGCCCTGCGGCAGGGCCGTCAGTTCTTTCCGCGTCCTCTCCGTGTGGCGGTTCTGCATCTGGGCGGAAGGAAGAGTTGCTTGCAAAAGCTCGTCGACGAGCGTTCTTGTAAACGCGATCAGTCCTCGCTGCAGGAACATGTTCACCACGCATTCTGCATCGACTTAGTTTCCCTGAACAAAAGTGATTGTCTTCAAGAGGGAAAAATGATGTTCGAGATTGAGCTGTTTAATTGA